One window of the Deinococcus aerius genome contains the following:
- a CDS encoding M42 family metallopeptidase encodes MSAPTDPQINLDFLFALLRQAAPSGFERRAADVWKQEASTFARVSEDHYGNVYAELGPEDAPAIALQGHLDEIGLIVSHVGDEGFLSVLALGGWDPQVLVGQRIRLLTPGGDLIGVVGKKAIHVMEAEERKVASKIEDLWIDVGLGKEEAQARIPVGTPGVIEQEPLLVGGRIVSRALDNRVGAFIVLEALRALAGEELRHRIVAVGTSQEEIGLFGAQVSGHRLNPIAGVAVDVTHETKQPGVSEKKYGVVPFGSGANLSVGPMNSPVILRQMTAAAQAGGIPYTLSASGRHTGTDADALTLVRGGVPTAVVSIPNRYMHSPSEMVDARDVRACIDIIAAWVRGLGAEPDFTR; translated from the coding sequence GTGAGCGCCCCCACTGACCCGCAGATCAACCTCGACTTCCTGTTCGCCCTGCTGCGCCAGGCCGCCCCCAGCGGCTTCGAGCGCCGCGCCGCCGACGTGTGGAAGCAGGAGGCGAGCACCTTCGCCCGCGTTTCGGAAGATCACTACGGCAACGTGTACGCCGAACTGGGGCCCGAGGACGCCCCCGCCATCGCCCTGCAAGGCCACCTCGACGAGATCGGCCTGATCGTGAGCCACGTGGGGGACGAGGGTTTCCTGAGCGTCCTCGCCCTCGGGGGCTGGGACCCGCAGGTCCTCGTGGGGCAGCGGATTCGCCTCCTCACGCCGGGGGGGGACCTGATCGGCGTGGTCGGCAAAAAGGCGATTCACGTGATGGAGGCCGAGGAGCGCAAGGTCGCCAGCAAGATCGAGGACCTGTGGATCGACGTGGGCCTGGGCAAGGAGGAGGCGCAGGCGAGGATTCCGGTCGGCACCCCCGGCGTGATCGAGCAGGAGCCGCTGCTGGTGGGCGGGCGCATCGTCAGCCGGGCGCTCGACAACCGGGTGGGAGCCTTCATCGTGCTGGAGGCGCTGCGCGCCCTCGCGGGTGAGGAGTTGCGGCACCGGATCGTCGCCGTGGGCACGAGTCAGGAGGAGATCGGCCTGTTTGGGGCGCAGGTCAGCGGCCACCGGCTGAACCCCATCGCCGGGGTCGCCGTGGACGTGACCCACGAGACGAAGCAGCCCGGCGTCAGCGAGAAGAAGTACGGGGTGGTGCCCTTCGGCTCGGGGGCGAACCTCAGCGTGGGGCCCATGAACAGCCCGGTGATCCTGCGGCAGATGACGGCGGCGGCGCAGGCGGGGGGCATCCCCTACACCCTCAGCGCGAGCGGACGCCACACGGGCACGGACGCGGACGCCCTGACGCTCGTGCGCGGGGGCGTGCCCACGGCGGTCGTCAGCATCCCCAACCGCTACATGCACTCGCCCAGCGAGATGGTGGACGCGCGGGACGTGAGGGCGTGCATCGACATCATCGCGGCGTGGGTCAGGGGGCTGGGGGCGGAGCCGGACTTCACGCGCTGA
- the apaG gene encoding Co2+/Mg2+ efflux protein ApaG, with protein MSQPSPDVRVHVDVSYLRAHSAPGRHIFTYVIRIENHSGETWKLLARHWDIVDAGGRETVVDGEGVVGEQPVIPPGGTFVYDSFVTMQDTPGRMGGHYVMQDAWGERAQVPIPPFVLEVPGERTLN; from the coding sequence ATGAGCCAGCCTTCACCGGATGTGCGCGTCCACGTGGACGTGTCCTACCTCCGGGCCCACTCCGCGCCCGGGCGCCACATCTTCACCTACGTCATCCGCATCGAGAACCACTCGGGCGAGACCTGGAAACTCCTCGCCCGCCACTGGGACATCGTGGACGCCGGGGGCCGAGAGACCGTTGTGGACGGCGAGGGTGTGGTCGGTGAGCAGCCGGTCATCCCGCCCGGCGGCACCTTCGTCTACGACTCCTTCGTGACCATGCAGGACACGCCGGGACGAATGGGCGGCCATTACGTGATGCAGGACGCCTGGGGCGAGCGGGCGCAGGTGCCCATCCCGCCCTTCGTGCTGGAGGTGCCGGGGGAGCGGACGCTGAATTAA
- a CDS encoding NPCBM/NEW2 domain-containing protein, whose amino-acid sequence MPTHTPLSRGDLSVQPFLRATNARGPAERNRSNGEGATGDGRALTLNGRVYARGLGVHAGSSLSFALGGRCRLFMARVGVDDEVGDRGSVVFQVYADQSKVYDSGPMTGRSATKTVIVPVTGAGELRLVVTDGGDGNGGDHADWVSPQVLGCALNSSPAPRAATRPPVSSPTARRAATPGPAARPAAPQTPASGPVVYRAPITITRGGVYSGNWASSDGTPAVTIRTSEPVVIENARLRGRGDLVRGFGVNLTLRNVQGENLPPNAAGRAPGHAVLVEEIQNLTVENSSFVRGGIYVRKFLGRGAQGIRIRRNTFANIDGRQSGGVRGFSGRVDRRQMVQFNDVQGIPNAEIAWNQVVNRPGESAVEDNINLHASSGTPQSPILIHDNYIQGAYPMNPASQKGYSGGGIMLGDGKVKSPLGNGYVRAWGNQIVSTTNYGIAIAGGSGIEAYGNRVVSSGRLPDGRPIAAMNVGMYVWDINGASNLRPATFGRNVLRDNVSGWTRVGADGRENNNPMWLPHCTLNGSRCANNRDLGKVTLATERAEWDLWQQKLRAAGVAVGAR is encoded by the coding sequence ATGCCCACGCACACGCCGCTGAGCCGCGGCGACCTGAGCGTGCAGCCGTTCCTCCGGGCCACGAATGCCCGGGGACCGGCCGAGCGCAATCGCAGCAACGGGGAAGGGGCCACCGGCGACGGCCGGGCGCTCACGCTGAATGGCCGCGTCTACGCCCGCGGCCTCGGCGTTCACGCGGGGTCCAGCCTGTCGTTCGCCCTGGGGGGCCGTTGCCGCCTCTTCATGGCCCGCGTCGGCGTGGACGACGAGGTGGGCGACCGGGGCAGCGTGGTCTTCCAGGTCTACGCCGACCAGTCGAAGGTCTACGACAGCGGCCCCATGACGGGCCGGAGCGCCACGAAAACGGTGATCGTCCCGGTGACGGGCGCGGGGGAACTGCGGCTGGTCGTGACGGATGGCGGAGATGGCAACGGTGGGGACCACGCCGACTGGGTGAGTCCCCAGGTGCTGGGCTGCGCCCTGAACAGTTCCCCCGCACCCCGCGCCGCCACCCGGCCCCCGGTGTCCAGCCCCACGGCGCGGCGCGCGGCCACACCGGGTCCCGCCGCGCGTCCTGCCGCCCCCCAGACTCCCGCCTCCGGCCCGGTGGTCTACCGCGCGCCCATCACGATCACCCGGGGCGGGGTCTACTCGGGCAACTGGGCGAGCAGCGACGGCACGCCCGCCGTGACGATCAGGACCTCCGAGCCCGTCGTGATTGAGAACGCCCGGCTGAGGGGGCGCGGCGACCTCGTGAGGGGCTTCGGCGTCAACCTCACGCTGCGGAATGTCCAGGGGGAGAATCTGCCGCCCAACGCTGCGGGCCGCGCCCCCGGTCACGCGGTGCTGGTCGAGGAGATTCAGAACCTCACCGTCGAGAATTCCTCGTTCGTGCGCGGCGGCATCTACGTCCGCAAGTTCCTGGGCCGGGGCGCGCAGGGCATTCGCATCCGGCGCAACACCTTTGCCAACATCGACGGTCGCCAGAGTGGCGGCGTCCGGGGCTTCAGCGGGAGGGTGGACCGCCGCCAGATGGTGCAGTTCAACGACGTGCAGGGCATCCCGAACGCCGAGATCGCCTGGAATCAGGTTGTGAACCGGCCCGGTGAGAGCGCCGTCGAGGACAACATCAACCTCCACGCCAGCAGCGGCACGCCGCAGAGCCCCATCCTGATCCACGACAACTACATCCAGGGGGCCTACCCCATGAATCCCGCCTCCCAGAAGGGCTACTCGGGGGGCGGGATCATGCTGGGCGACGGGAAGGTGAAGAGTCCGCTGGGCAACGGGTACGTGCGGGCGTGGGGCAACCAGATCGTCAGCACCACGAACTACGGCATCGCCATCGCGGGCGGCTCGGGCATCGAGGCGTACGGGAACCGGGTGGTGAGCAGCGGTCGCCTCCCCGATGGCCGCCCCATCGCCGCCATGAACGTGGGCATGTACGTGTGGGACATCAACGGCGCCTCGAACCTCAGGCCCGCGACCTTCGGCCGGAACGTTCTGCGCGACAACGTCTCGGGCTGGACGCGGGTGGGTGCGGACGGGCGCGAGAACAACAACCCGATGTGGCTTCCGCACTGCACGCTGAACGGCAGCCGCTGCGCGAACAACCGCGACCTGGGCAAGGTGACCCTAGCGACCGAGCGGGCCGAGTGGGACCTCTGGCAGCAGAAGCTGCGGGCGGCTGGGGTGGCGGTCGGGGCGCGCTGA
- a CDS encoding MFS transporter, with product MRVWRAGPTFRRLWLASTSANIGDGIGKTALPLLVASISRDPIIVASLSAFAALPGLVFTLPFGALIDRLDRRTLLLVAHTARGVLLGLLALAIFAGHLHVALLYGVAFVLGTAETLADGTAETLVPSLVGKEQLEDANGALYATSVTSNEFVGPPLGGLLFAAFPGLPFLVNALSFLGSTALISTLPRRPAPRGVTRERWWREVTDGLRWLWSHALLRSVALLMALTTLLDAAVFALFVLFATALPGVGPVGYGLLLTAGAVGHILGSLLSPYVSRRFGAGRTVLGSVFVLGLVYLGLSVLRAPPLLAALLVLDGLNLGLSGVVKVTLRQRLVPPELLGRVGGAYRFIVAGAAPLGAFLGGVLGQTLGLRETFAVAGGLALVVAVLFVGRVNNRAVARAQERVYGSPPLS from the coding sequence ATGAGGGTGTGGCGGGCGGGACCGACCTTCCGGCGGCTGTGGCTGGCGAGCACGAGCGCCAATATCGGCGACGGCATTGGCAAAACGGCGCTGCCGCTGCTCGTCGCGTCGATCTCCCGCGATCCCATCATTGTCGCCAGCCTCTCGGCCTTCGCCGCGCTGCCCGGCCTGGTGTTCACGCTCCCGTTCGGTGCCCTGATCGACCGTCTCGACCGCCGCACCCTGCTCTTGGTCGCGCACACGGCGCGTGGGGTGCTGCTCGGCCTGCTCGCCCTCGCCATCTTTGCGGGGCACCTCCACGTCGCCCTGCTGTATGGGGTCGCCTTCGTCCTCGGCACGGCGGAGACGCTCGCAGACGGGACCGCCGAGACCCTGGTGCCGTCGCTCGTCGGGAAGGAGCAGTTGGAGGACGCCAACGGCGCGCTGTATGCCACGAGCGTGACGAGCAACGAGTTCGTCGGCCCACCGCTCGGGGGGCTGCTGTTCGCCGCCTTTCCCGGCCTGCCGTTTCTCGTCAATGCCCTGAGCTTTCTCGGGAGCACGGCCCTGATCTCGACCCTGCCCCGCCGCCCAGCACCGCGAGGTGTGACGCGCGAACGGTGGTGGCGCGAGGTGACGGACGGCCTGAGGTGGCTGTGGTCGCACGCGCTGCTGCGCTCGGTCGCGTTGCTGATGGCCCTCACGACGCTGCTCGACGCGGCGGTGTTCGCGCTGTTCGTGCTCTTTGCGACGGCTCTCCCCGGCGTCGGTCCGGTCGGCTACGGCCTGCTGCTCACGGCTGGGGCTGTGGGGCACATCCTCGGCAGCCTGCTGTCGCCGTATGTCTCACGGCGCTTCGGGGCGGGGCGGACCGTGCTCGGCTCCGTGTTCGTCCTGGGGCTCGTGTACCTCGGCCTGAGCGTCCTCCGCGCGCCGCCGCTGCTGGCCGCCCTGTTGGTGCTCGACGGCCTCAACCTGGGTCTGTCGGGGGTCGTGAAGGTGACGCTGCGCCAGCGGCTCGTGCCGCCGGAACTGCTCGGGCGGGTGGGCGGGGCGTACCGCTTCATAGTTGCCGGTGCGGCCCCGCTCGGCGCGTTCCTGGGAGGGGTGCTCGGCCAGACCCTGGGCTTGCGTGAGACCTTTGCGGTGGCGGGCGGGCTGGCCCTCGTGGTGGCCGTGCTGTTCGTGGGCCGCGTGAACAACCGGGCGGTAGCTCGCGCCCAGGAGCGGGTGTATGGGTCGCCGCCCCTGTCGTAG
- a CDS encoding sensor histidine kinase — protein sequence MMDTPAALPSPPPPAPRGVPLSDRVQLVRNVLPPLIVLVVAVVEYTIARLPDPRAEVWAHLLFYGLVGPAVTFFSVEWIAEGTRARERAERELRETYAQLSASHERLRAVQELMRDLTDAPDMGAVVEVAARGAVRATGAAHATLTVPGGLSSSATGEPPAAATSELYPLRVGIPGGGALALHFPTPPTPETEALAQALAAEVVTGVEAARQRTLDLMTLYSVDQSIRAERNMRRLLARVTRNMAERVRAGARAAYLSDQDGVLRLEYAGQAGGESGSSGALAPPFVARVAQAGTPLVASAEEAAEVFPGAASAVGFPMRDEEGLVGVLVLGDARPGAFEEARLPLLALLASQAALGVRNARAYLYSEELAISDERARIAREIHDGVAQSLAFCALKLDVVARQLHTDPDRAEEEVRAATGLLREQIREVRRSIFALRPIDLERYGLLETVRRYVEDFGQQNGVRTVLNVSGDIHLAPGDEAVVFRILQESLNNVAKHARAREVTVTLHGGRNVTLRVQDDGAGFDPEQVSGRVSSAGGLGLMQMRERVESRGGSYRVLSSPGHGTVVEAEMPQA from the coding sequence ATGATGGACACTCCCGCCGCCCTGCCCTCGCCGCCGCCGCCCGCCCCGCGCGGGGTGCCGCTGTCGGACCGGGTGCAGCTCGTGCGGAACGTGCTGCCGCCGCTGATCGTGCTCGTGGTGGCGGTCGTCGAGTACACCATCGCGCGGCTCCCCGACCCCCGCGCGGAGGTCTGGGCGCACCTGCTGTTCTACGGTTTGGTCGGCCCGGCAGTCACCTTTTTCAGCGTGGAGTGGATCGCGGAGGGCACCCGCGCCCGCGAGCGCGCCGAGCGGGAACTGCGCGAGACCTACGCCCAGCTCAGCGCCTCGCACGAGCGGCTGCGGGCGGTGCAGGAACTCATGCGCGACCTGACGGACGCCCCCGACATGGGCGCGGTCGTCGAGGTGGCCGCGCGGGGGGCGGTGCGGGCGACGGGCGCGGCCCACGCCACCCTGACCGTGCCCGGCGGCCTGAGCAGTTCCGCGACCGGTGAGCCTCCAGCCGCCGCCACCTCCGAGCTGTACCCCCTGCGGGTGGGCATTCCCGGCGGTGGCGCCCTCGCCCTGCACTTCCCGACGCCGCCAACCCCGGAGACCGAGGCGCTCGCCCAGGCCCTCGCCGCCGAGGTGGTGACCGGGGTGGAGGCCGCGCGGCAGCGCACCCTGGACCTGATGACGCTCTATTCGGTGGACCAGTCCATCCGCGCCGAGCGCAACATGCGCCGGTTGCTCGCCCGGGTGACGCGCAACATGGCCGAGCGGGTGCGGGCGGGGGCGCGGGCCGCGTACCTCAGCGACCAGGACGGCGTGCTGCGGCTGGAGTACGCCGGGCAGGCGGGCGGCGAGAGCGGCAGCAGCGGCGCCCTGGCCCCACCCTTCGTGGCCCGGGTGGCGCAGGCGGGCACGCCCCTGGTGGCGAGTGCCGAGGAGGCCGCCGAGGTGTTTCCGGGCGCGGCCTCCGCCGTGGGCTTTCCCATGCGCGACGAGGAGGGGCTGGTCGGCGTCCTCGTGCTGGGGGACGCCCGGCCCGGCGCCTTCGAGGAGGCCCGGCTGCCCCTGCTCGCGCTGCTGGCCTCGCAGGCCGCGCTGGGAGTCCGCAATGCCCGCGCCTACCTGTACTCCGAGGAGCTGGCGATCAGCGACGAGCGCGCCCGCATCGCCCGCGAGATCCACGACGGGGTGGCGCAGTCCCTCGCCTTTTGCGCCCTGAAGCTCGACGTGGTCGCCCGGCAACTCCACACCGACCCCGACAGGGCCGAGGAGGAGGTTCGCGCCGCCACGGGGCTGCTGCGCGAACAGATCCGCGAGGTGCGGCGCTCGATCTTCGCCCTGCGGCCCATCGACCTGGAACGGTACGGCCTGCTGGAGACGGTGCGGCGCTACGTCGAGGACTTCGGGCAACAGAACGGCGTCCGCACGGTCCTCAACGTCTCCGGCGACATTCACCTCGCGCCGGGGGACGAGGCGGTCGTCTTCCGTATCCTGCAGGAGAGCCTGAACAACGTCGCCAAGCATGCCCGCGCCCGCGAGGTCACCGTCACCCTCCACGGTGGCCGGAACGTCACCCTGCGCGTGCAGGACGACGGCGCGGGCTTCGACCCGGAGCAGGTTTCGGGCCGTGTCAGCAGCGCCGGGGGCCTGGGCCTGATGCAGATGCGCGAGCGCGTCGAGAGCCGGGGGGGGAGTTATAGGGTACTGAGCAGCCCCGGGCACGGCACGGTGGTGGAGGCGGAAATGCCGCAGGCGTAG
- a CDS encoding DUF1579 family protein, whose amino-acid sequence MLEHAELTRRRALLARFHGTWRGEETLSPSPWAEAGTATGHVTFAPDLGDILLVQHYQQERRGQPGLSLRGFFTVDPGQGDVLYYAFDTFGFPPLEPARGGWEGETLTVGKSTPRGEARHRFAWQGDRYRYTIENRLPGQETFTPFLTATYVRRGVD is encoded by the coding sequence ATGCTCGAACACGCGGAATTGACCCGGCGACGCGCCCTGCTGGCCCGGTTCCACGGCACCTGGCGGGGCGAGGAAACCCTGTCCCCCTCCCCCTGGGCCGAGGCGGGCACGGCGACCGGCCACGTCACCTTCGCCCCCGACCTGGGGGACATCCTCCTGGTGCAGCACTACCAGCAGGAGCGCCGGGGCCAGCCCGGCCTGAGCCTGCGCGGGTTTTTCACCGTGGACCCGGGGCAGGGGGACGTGCTGTATTACGCCTTCGACACCTTCGGTTTTCCGCCGCTCGAACCGGCCCGGGGCGGCTGGGAGGGCGAGACGTTGACGGTGGGCAAGAGTACCCCCCGGGGGGAGGCGCGCCACCGCTTCGCCTGGCAGGGGGACCGGTACAGGTACACCATCGAGAACAGGTTGCCCGGCCAGGAGACGTTCACGCCGTTCCTGACCGCGACCTATGTTCGGCGGGGTGTGGACTGA
- a CDS encoding RNA methyltransferase, whose protein sequence is MNLAVVLVSPKTPGNIGAAARAMLNMGAHDLRIVAPRCDPLDSQALAMAVHAADLLRSARIYPTLREALADRDVSVGTSAWIRADLPPPRHPSQVRPLVRAASAPALVFGPEETGLVNSDLEQCQVTVRVPTGDYASLNLAQAVLLVCYEFLQAQDEAPSSERKTATREEMEALYGHLHETMELIGYTDAVRARHTLRLWRAMLDRALMSSAESRLFRGFLRQVRWKVEDAARRGTVEGRGGSSEDASE, encoded by the coding sequence GTGAACCTCGCGGTCGTCCTCGTCTCTCCCAAAACGCCGGGCAACATCGGGGCGGCGGCCCGCGCGATGCTGAATATGGGGGCGCATGACCTGCGGATCGTGGCGCCACGCTGCGACCCCCTCGACAGCCAGGCCCTGGCGATGGCCGTCCACGCGGCGGACCTGTTGCGCTCGGCGCGGATCTACCCCACCCTGCGCGAGGCGCTCGCCGACCGGGACGTGAGCGTGGGCACCTCCGCCTGGATTCGCGCCGACCTCCCCCCGCCGCGCCACCCCTCTCAGGTCCGCCCGCTCGTCCGCGCGGCCTCGGCCCCCGCCCTCGTCTTCGGGCCGGAGGAGACGGGACTGGTCAATTCGGACCTGGAACAATGCCAGGTGACGGTCCGCGTGCCGACCGGCGACTACGCCAGCCTCAACCTCGCGCAGGCGGTGCTGCTCGTGTGTTACGAGTTCCTCCAGGCGCAGGACGAGGCGCCCAGCTCCGAGCGCAAGACCGCCACCCGCGAGGAGATGGAGGCGCTGTACGGGCACCTCCACGAGACGATGGAACTCATCGGCTACACCGACGCCGTGCGTGCCCGGCATACCCTGCGGCTGTGGCGCGCGATGCTCGACCGGGCGCTGATGAGCAGCGCGGAGAGCCGCCTCTTCCGGGGCTTCCTGCGCCAGGTGCGGTGGAAGGTGGAGGACGCGGCGAGGAGGGGGACGGTGGAGGGCCGGGGCGGGAGCTCAGAGGACGCCTCCGAGTAG
- a CDS encoding aspartate/glutamate racemase family protein: MKTLGVLGGMSWTSTAEYYRLLNEGVAERRGGLHSAPLLLHSLDFAEVARLQREDRWEEAGERLADAARGLERAGAGALLLATNTMHKVADQIEAATGIPLLHIADATGQSIRAAGLTRVGLLATAFTMEQTFYRERLGRWGVEVVVPAAAARAEVHRIIFDELCRNTVREDSRAIYRRVMEELVGEGAQGIILGCTEITLLVGPGDASVPVFDTTRLHVGAALDWLLDGGRRPLPR, translated from the coding sequence GTGAAGACCCTGGGCGTGCTGGGCGGCATGAGCTGGACGAGCACGGCGGAGTACTACCGCCTGCTGAACGAGGGAGTCGCCGAGCGGCGCGGCGGCCTGCACTCCGCGCCGTTGCTGCTGCACAGCCTCGACTTCGCGGAGGTCGCGCGACTCCAGCGCGAGGACCGCTGGGAGGAGGCGGGGGAACGGCTCGCAGACGCCGCCCGGGGCCTGGAACGCGCCGGGGCGGGCGCCCTGCTGCTGGCGACGAACACCATGCACAAGGTCGCCGATCAGATCGAGGCGGCGACGGGCATCCCCCTCCTGCACATCGCGGACGCCACCGGGCAGAGCATCCGCGCGGCGGGCCTCACGCGGGTGGGGCTGCTGGCGACGGCCTTCACAATGGAGCAGACCTTCTACCGGGAGCGCCTAGGGCGCTGGGGCGTGGAGGTCGTCGTGCCCGCTGCGGCGGCCCGCGCCGAGGTTCACCGCATCATCTTCGACGAGCTCTGCCGCAACACTGTCCGGGAGGACTCGCGCGCCATCTACCGCCGCGTCATGGAGGAACTCGTCGGCGAGGGCGCCCAGGGCATCATCCTCGGCTGCACGGAGATTACGCTGCTTGTCGGCCCGGGGGACGCGAGTGTCCCCGTGTTCGACACGACCCGCCTTCACGTGGGGGCGGCGCTGGACTGGCTGCTCGACGGGGGAAGGAGGCCCCTCCCGCGCTAG
- a CDS encoding alpha/beta fold hydrolase has protein sequence MTPERRPRTVLLLHAYPLSADMWRDQRAALEEAGLAVLTPSLPGFGGEEGAMGSLADAARDLLGTLPGEPIAAVGLSMGGYLVLELLRQAPERFARVVLADTTLRADPPEKARDRREQADRVLAEGKGFIIEAAEKEHSPATFQRVRPMIEVATPEGIAGALRAMANRPEGRDVLRELNIPLLVLVGERDEITPPEFAREIADAGRGTLRVIPGAAHLSNLDAPGAFNAALLDFLR, from the coding sequence ATGACCCCCGAGCGCCGCCCCCGCACCGTACTCCTGCTCCACGCCTACCCCCTCTCCGCCGACATGTGGCGGGACCAGAGGGCCGCGCTGGAGGAGGCGGGCCTGGCTGTCCTCACCCCCAGCCTGCCAGGCTTCGGGGGGGAGGAGGGCGCCATGGGCTCCCTCGCGGACGCGGCGCGGGACCTGCTGGGGACGCTACCGGGGGAGCCGATCGCCGCCGTCGGCCTGAGCATGGGCGGTTACCTCGTGCTGGAACTGCTCCGGCAGGCGCCGGAACGCTTCGCCCGCGTCGTCCTGGCCGACACCACCCTGCGCGCCGATCCCCCCGAAAAGGCCAGGGACCGCCGCGAACAGGCCGACCGGGTGCTCGCCGAGGGAAAGGGCTTCATCATCGAGGCCGCCGAGAAGGAGCACTCCCCCGCCACCTTCCAGCGGGTGCGGCCCATGATCGAGGTCGCGACACCGGAAGGCATCGCCGGGGCGTTGCGCGCGATGGCGAACCGACCGGAGGGACGGGACGTGCTGCGGGAGCTGAATATCCCCCTCCTCGTCCTCGTGGGCGAGCGGGACGAGATCACGCCGCCGGAGTTCGCCCGGGAGATCGCCGACGCGGGGCGCGGCACGCTGCGGGTCATCCCCGGCGCCGCCCACCTCTCGAACCTGGACGCGCCGGGGGCCTTCAACGCCGCGCTGCTGGACTTTCTGCGCTGA
- a CDS encoding glycogen synthase has product MRAVHVGSEVFPFSRSGGLGDVLAALPAVQARLGVDVTVVSPWYASLAGTPREVWRGDVFGVGAVRVGELREGGVRFLFVGLAEFDRPGLYHPDDVERFCAFGRAVLPVLQALNVRPDLLHGHDWQAGLPLAHAHLSGWRTAFTIHNLQYQGRWNLAEARGWTGLPDWAFGPEGVEFFGDLNLMKAGLVFADHVTTVSPTYAREITTPQYGEGLDGLLVRLTLEGRLSGILNGLDQERWDPRTDPDIHPYVGAEGKAANGDVLRAEFGLDDAPILGVVSRLAEQKGMDLLIEALPDLVADWNVVVLGGGDPLLTAALTGWAQNPRVAFVGGLNEGLAHRIYAGADAFAMPSRFEPCGLSQMIAMRYGTLPVVRETGGLVDTVPHDVGFRFAGETPGDLAAACREARFAFDDRTEWRARVERGMALDFSWESPARHYLALYERLTGISAESPAARR; this is encoded by the coding sequence ATGCGTGCCGTGCATGTCGGTTCCGAAGTGTTTCCCTTCTCGCGTTCGGGGGGGCTGGGTGACGTGCTGGCGGCCCTCCCGGCGGTGCAGGCGCGGCTGGGCGTGGACGTGACGGTGGTGTCGCCCTGGTACGCCTCGCTGGCGGGCACGCCGCGGGAGGTCTGGCGCGGCGACGTGTTCGGCGTGGGCGCGGTGCGTGTCGGCGAGCTGCGGGAGGGCGGCGTGCGCTTCCTGTTCGTGGGCCTGGCCGAGTTTGACCGCCCCGGGCTCTACCACCCCGACGACGTGGAGCGGTTCTGCGCCTTCGGGCGGGCGGTTCTTCCCGTGTTGCAGGCCCTGAACGTCCGGCCCGACCTGCTGCACGGCCACGACTGGCAGGCGGGTCTGCCCCTGGCGCACGCCCACCTCAGCGGGTGGCGCACGGCCTTTACCATCCACAACCTCCAGTACCAGGGGCGCTGGAATCTGGCCGAGGCGCGCGGGTGGACGGGCCTCCCCGACTGGGCGTTCGGACCGGAGGGGGTGGAGTTCTTCGGCGACCTCAACCTGATGAAGGCGGGGCTGGTGTTTGCCGACCACGTGACCACCGTGAGCCCCACCTACGCCCGCGAGATCACGACGCCCCAGTACGGCGAGGGCCTGGACGGCCTGCTCGTCCGGCTGACGCTGGAAGGAAGGCTCAGCGGCATCCTGAACGGGCTGGACCAGGAACGCTGGGACCCGCGCACCGACCCCGACATCCACCCCTATGTCGGCGCTGAAGGAAAGGCGGCCAACGGGGACGTGCTGCGGGCCGAGTTCGGGCTGGACGACGCGCCCATCCTGGGGGTCGTGAGCCGCCTTGCCGAGCAGAAGGGGATGGACCTCCTGATCGAGGCGCTGCCGGACCTCGTGGCCGATTGGAACGTGGTCGTGCTGGGGGGCGGCGATCCCCTCCTGACGGCGGCGCTGACGGGGTGGGCGCAGAACCCGCGGGTGGCCTTTGTCGGCGGCCTGAACGAGGGGCTCGCGCACCGCATCTACGCGGGGGCGGACGCCTTCGCCATGCCGAGCCGCTTCGAGCCCTGCGGCCTGTCACAGATGATCGCCATGCGCTACGGCACCCTCCCCGTCGTGCGCGAGACGGGCGGGCTGGTGGACACCGTGCCGCACGACGTGGGCTTCCGCTTCGCCGGGGAGACGCCGGGGGACCTGGCCGCCGCCTGCCGGGAGGCGCGGTTCGCCTTCGACGACCGGACCGAGTGGCGGGCGCGGGTCGAGCGCGGCATGGCCCTCGACTTCAGTTGGGAAAGTCCGGCGAGACATTACCTCGCGCTGTACGAACGGCTGACGGGGATCAGCGCAGAAAGTCCAGCAGCGCGGCGTTGA